One segment of Ascochyta rabiei chromosome 7, complete sequence DNA contains the following:
- a CDS encoding Glutaminyl-peptide cyclotransferase: protein MLFSLPSSLSALTYLLSFPSANAYKPLSDSFLKAIPSPGDLFDHEHGELLAPILIPRVPGTAGQTTTQQHFVSYFQRELPKWDISWQNSTATTPTSGGKALPFQNLIFKREPPWVKPGQSNLLTLVAHYDSKIAPKGFIGATDSAAPCAMLMWVAKVVDRHVQRMYDEMQALEEGGTVEMDMGIQILLLDGEEAFQAWTDTDSLYGARSLATEWAATRNPPSSKFYQYRTPLSQISLFLLLDLLGSASPNVPSYFPTTHWAYRHLSTVESRLRSLEILESKPSTLFLPDVNMTMAGYGGISDDHLPFIHQGVEVLHVIPSPFPRVWHTMQDDGAHLDGATVRDWARIVAGFVLEWLDMMEVWDEPGADGTMVL from the exons ATGCTCTTCTCACTACCTTCTTCCCTCTCGGCACTCACATACCTCCTCTCCTTCCCGTCCGCAAACGCATACAAGCCGCTCTCGGACAGCTTTCTAAAGGCAATACCATCACCCGGCGACCTCTTCGACCACGAACACGGCGAATTGCTTGCGCCAATCCTCATCCCCCGCGTGCCCGGCACCGCTGGCCAAACGACTACGCAGCAACACTTTGTATCCTATTTCCAGCGCGAGCTGCCCAAATGGGACATATCCTGGCAGAACAGCACCGCGACGACCCCGACCTCAGGCGGCAAAGCGCTGCCTTTTCAGAACCTGATATTCAAGCGCGAGCCGCCGTGGGTGAAGCCCGGACAGTCCAACCTGCTCACGTTGGTTGCGCACTACGATAGCAAGATTGCCCCCAAGGGGTTTATAGGCGCGACAGACTCTGCGGCGCCATGTGCGATGCTGATGTGGGTTGCGAAGGTGGTGGATCGACATGTGCAAAGGATGTATGATGAGATGCAAGCACTAGAGGAGGGAGGGACAGTAGAGATGGACATGGGCATTCAGATTCTGTTGCTAGATGGAGAGGAGGCATTCCAGGCTTGGACAGACACCGACTCGCTGTACGGCGCAAG GAGTCTTGCAACCGAATGGGCAGCGACGCGAAACCCCCCGTCTTCAAAATTCTACCAATACCGCACCCCACTCTCGCAAATCTCCCTCTTCCTCCTGCTCGATCTCCTCGGCTCCGCCTCCCCCAACGTCCCCTCATACTTCCCCACCACACACTGGGCATACAGACATCTTTCCACTGTGGAGTCGCGCCTCCGCTCCCTCGAAATCCTCGAATCCAAACCTTCCACACTCTTCTTGCCCGATGTCAACATGACAATGGCTGGCTATGGAGGGATAAGTGACGACCATTTACCGTTCATTCACCAGGGTGTCGAGGTGCTCCATGTGATCCCGAGTCCGTTCCCAAGGGTCTGGCATACAATGCAGGATGACGGTGCCCATTTGGACGGGGCGACGGTGAGGGATTGGGCGAGGATTGTTGCAGGGTTCGTGTTGGAGTGGTTGGATATGATGGAGGTGTGGGATGAGCCTGGGGCTGATGGGACGATGGTATTGTAA
- a CDS encoding Methylglyoxal reductase (NADPH) produces the protein MTRVLLTGGSGFIAAHTLDILLERGHSVVTTVRTQEKADTIKKQYPQYADKLSFTIVPDIAQPNAFDEAVKSDPPFEAVLHTASPFHFNVTDVQKDLIDPAVIGTTGILKSIAKYAPSVKRVVITSSFAAIVQADKGFWPGHAYSEADWNPITLEEATENPMMGYRASKTFAEKAAWKFLEKEKPNFTISTINPPMVFGPIAHALDSLENLNTSNERIRNACQGKFKDEIPHSGVFLWTDVRDCAEAHVNAFEKPDAANKRFFVTAGYFSNKEITQIIRKNFPQFKDLPSDSTPGGDYPEGTPDKGLYTYNNKRSIDILGLKYRSLEQSIVDSVKSFQAKGL, from the exons ATGACTCGCGTTCTACTCACTGGAGGAAGTGGCTTCATCGCTGCGCACACCCTGGACATTCTTCTCGAGCGTGGCCACTCTGTCGTCACGACTGTCCGCACGCAAGAAAAGGCCGACACGATCAAGAAACAGTATCCTCAATACGCAGACAAGCTTAGCTTCACAATTGTGCCAGATATTGCGCAGCCTAATGCTTTCGACGAGGCTGTCAAGTCAGACCCTCCATTCGAGGCCGTTCTGCACACAGCTAGTCCATTCCACTTCAACGTCACAGATGTCCAGAAG GACCTGATCGACCCCGCGGTCATTGGAACCACGGGTATTTTGAAGTCTATCGCCAAATATGCACCCTCCGTAAAGCGTGTCGTCATTACATCCTCATTTGCCGCCATCGTTCAAGCCGACAAGGGCTTCTGGCCTGGCCATGCGTACTCAGAGGCTGACTGGAACCCGATCACTCTCGAGGAGGCGACCGAGAACCCCATGATGGGTTACCGCGCAAGTAAGACCTTTGCTGAGAAGGCGGCTTGGAAGTTTCTCGAGAAGGAAAAGCCGAACTTTACAATTTCTACCATCAACCCGCCGATGGTGTTTGGACCTATCGCCCATGCCCTTGACAGCCTCGAAAACCTGAACACGTCCAACGAACGCATTCGCAACGCTTGCCAGGGCAAATTCAAGGACGAGATACCTCACTCGGGAGTTTTTTTGTGGACTGACGTCAGAGACTGCGCTGAGGCCCATGTCAACGCATTCGAGAAGCCAGACGCAGCGAACAAGCGATTTTTTGTTACTGCCGGCTACTTTTCAAACAAGGAAATTACACAGATCATCAGGAAGAACTTTCCACAGTTCAAGGACTTGCCAAGTGACTCGACACCTGGCGGTGACTACCCTGAGGGCACACCAGACAAGGGTCTGTACACGTACAACAACAAGCGCTCGATCGACATCTTGGGGTTGAAGTACAGGAGTCTGGAGCAGTCGATCGTCGACTCGGTCAAGTCGTTCCAAGCGAAGGGCTTGTAA
- a CDS encoding Nuclear transport factor 2, which translates to MSFEEVGKQFVEYYYKTFDENRAALAPLYRDHSMLTFEASGILGAAAIVEKLQNLPFQQVQHRTDTLDAQPSGQNGVLVLVTGALLVEGSERPMSFTQAFNLQQDGGSYYVLNDVFRLVYPAA; encoded by the exons ATGT CTTTCGAAGAAGTCGGCA AGCAGTTCGTCGAGTACTACTACAAGACCTTCGACGAGAACCGCGCTGCTCTCGCCCCACTTTAC CGCGACCACTCCATGCTCACATTCGAGGCCTCTGGTATCCTTGGAGCAGCAGCCATCGTTGAGAAGCTCCAG AACTTGCCCTTCCAGCAGGTCCAGCATCGCACCGACACTCTCGATGCTCAGCCCTCTGGCCAGAACGGTGTTCTCGTCCTGGTGACCGGCGCGCTCCTC GTCGAGGGGTCAGAGAGGCCCATGAGCTTCACCCAAGCTTTCAACCTCCAGCAAGATGGCGGAAGCTACTACGTCCTCAACGATGTCTTCCGACTTGTATACCCTGCCGCATAA
- a CDS encoding Acetyl-CoA C-acyltransferase has product MAFVQKGIKNILQKNPNDVVILSALRTPVTRAKKGGLRDAYDHEMLGAVLKATIQKFPNLETSKIDDVCIGTVLAELGGSKAGRMAANHVGIPTSTSFSTVNRACASGLSAITSIANSIAVGQIDVGIAGGMESMTRNYGTRAIPVELWPEMKDSPVKEARECIMNMGITSENVASRYGVSRADQDAFAAESQHRAAKAQSSGLFDQEIVPVTTRWIEPETPENVKSVTVTKDDGIRANTTVEKLASMKPAFKSDGTSTAGNSSQVSDGASAALMMRRSVAAELGLTSHIIGKWAGTQVVGCQPDEMGVGPALAIPKLLEYTGVSKDEVDTWEINEAFASQALHCIRTLGLENNMDKINPNGGAIALGHPLGATSGRMLATMLSEMGRSGQQVGVISKCIGTGMGMASLFVREH; this is encoded by the exons ATGGCGTTCGTGCAGAAAGGCATCAAGAACATTCTCCAGAAAAACCCAAACGATGTTGTCATTCTCTCTGCATTGCGAACCCCAGTAACAAGGGCAAAGAAAGGAGGCTTGCGAGACGCATACGACCATGAGATGCTCGGTGCT GTCCTCAAAGCAACGATCCAAAAGTTCCCCAATCTCGAAACCTCGAAAATCGACGATGTCTGCATCGGAACTGTCCTCGCTGAGCTTGGTGGCTCGAAAGCTGGCCGCATGGCCGCCAACCACGTCGGCATTCCCACAAGCACATCATTCAGCACGGTCAACCGGGCTTGCGCATCCGGACTTTCCGCCATCACCTCGATCGCAAACTCAATTGCCGTCGGACAGATCGATGTCGGCATTGCGGGCGGCATGGAGAGCATGACGCGCAACTACGGCACAAGAGCGATTCCAGTGGAGCTGTGGCCTGAGATGAAAGATAGTCCTGTGAAGGAGGCGAGAGAGTGCATCATGAACATGGGCATCACGTCTGAGAACGTTGCTTCCCGCTACGGTGTCAGCAGAGCAGACCAGGACGCGTTTGCCGCAGAATCACAGCACCGTGCAGCCAAAGCGCAATCCTCGGGTCTCTTCGACCAGGAGATTGTCCCCGTTACAACGCGCTGGATTGAGCCCGAGACGCCCGAGAATGTGAAGAGTGTCACGGTCACCAAAGACGACGGTATTCGCGCAAACACCACAGTCGAGAAGCTTGCCTCGATGAAACCTGCGTTCAAATCCGACGGCACAAGCACAGCAGGAAACAGCAGCCAAGTCAGCGATGGCGCGAGCGCAGCGCTCATGATGCGCCGTTCTGTTGCTGCAGAGCTGGGGCTGACCAGCCACATCATTGGCAAGTGGGCGGGTACCCAGGTCGTTGGGTGTCAACCGGACGAGATGGGTGTTGGGCCTGCGCTTGCGATTCCCAAGCTGCTGGAGTACACGGGCGTTTCCAAGGACGAGGTGGATACCTGGGAGATCAACGAGGCGTTTGCAAGTCAAGCGCTGCACTGCATCAGGACCTTGGGCTTGGAGAACAACATGGATAAGATCAACCCCAACGGTGGTGCTATTGCGCTGGGCCACCCGCTGGGCGCGACGAGTGGACGCATGCTGGCGACTATGCTCAGCGAGATGGGACGCAGTGGGCAGCAGGTTGGTGTTATCAGCAAGTGCATCGGTACGGGTATGGGCATGGCTAGTTTGTTCGTGCGCGAGCACTGA